In the Flagellimonas sp. HMM57 genome, one interval contains:
- a CDS encoding rhomboid family intramembrane serine protease: MANGSLQYNFARLNIAEKLIALNVLIFILDGLALALLGGSVASWFHLPKDFMGFLGQPWSIITYSFFHAGFGHIFWNMIMLYFTGRIFLNLFDAQRFINVYFLGVIVGGLVFLLSYNIFPTLLNTNTALIGASAGVTAVLIFICAYIPNQEVRIIFFNVKLWYVGAFFILVDLIRIPYGDNVGGRLAHLGGALLGYIYARQLLKGIDIGSGFGKLRNAIAQWFKPRDKKAPLKTVYKKNTAKSKSAKDYDKEAHQRKIDAILDKISKSGYESLSKAEKDFLFKAGKED; this comes from the coding sequence ATGGCTAATGGTAGTTTACAATATAATTTTGCTCGGCTAAATATCGCGGAAAAGCTAATAGCCTTAAATGTGTTGATTTTCATTCTAGATGGATTGGCTTTAGCACTTCTTGGAGGTTCGGTAGCAAGCTGGTTTCATCTTCCAAAAGATTTTATGGGGTTTTTAGGGCAACCTTGGTCCATAATTACCTATTCCTTTTTCCATGCTGGATTTGGTCATATTTTTTGGAATATGATCATGCTCTATTTTACAGGACGTATTTTCTTGAATCTTTTTGATGCGCAACGATTTATCAATGTATATTTTTTAGGGGTGATTGTAGGAGGGTTGGTCTTCTTATTGAGCTACAATATATTCCCTACGCTACTAAATACCAATACAGCGTTGATTGGAGCGTCCGCTGGCGTTACCGCGGTATTGATATTTATTTGTGCCTATATTCCAAACCAAGAAGTACGTATCATATTTTTTAATGTGAAACTTTGGTATGTTGGGGCATTTTTCATCTTGGTAGATTTAATTCGTATTCCTTATGGTGATAATGTAGGAGGGAGGCTTGCCCATTTAGGTGGTGCTCTCCTTGGGTATATTTATGCACGACAATTGTTAAAAGGAATCGATATAGGTTCAGGTTTTGGAAAGCTTAGAAATGCCATTGCGCAATGGTTCAAGCCTAGGGATAAAAAAGCACCATTAAAAACGGTGTACAAGAAGAACACTGCCAAAAGCAAAAGCGCCAAGGATTACGATAAAGAAGCCCACCAACGTAAAATAGATGCCATTCTAGACAAAATCAGTAAATCCGGTTATGAAAGCTTATCCAAAGCTGAAAAGGATTTTCTTTTTAAGGCAGGAAAAGAAGACTAA
- a CDS encoding endonuclease/exonuclease/phosphatase family protein → MLGKLIFGFNVTVAIALLLTCILSFFSIQIIPVLSVLSLSVPFLFIVNVLFLLYWIYRKKRKFLWSLAALAMGYFVFGPFYGVGNKNQDADETSDLRIMTFNVWHFNKNEWIKEPNIGDRIIDFIKAEKPDILCIQEFHRERKDELSQYPYNSITPDSVGKITQGIFSKYPILNKGSIDFPGTINNVIYVDLLVRSDTIRVYNMHLQSFSIVPSSETFSEKESEKTYKRLVNTFSKQLEQAKIFNDHVKQSPYSTIVCGDLNNTQFSNIYRIVRDDLQDSFLEKGNGFGRTYKIFNFPLRIDYVLADASFQVISHTNFDEMLSDHYPVAATLRYTSH, encoded by the coding sequence ATGCTCGGAAAGTTGATCTTTGGGTTTAATGTTACAGTTGCCATAGCGCTGTTATTGACCTGCATATTATCTTTTTTTAGTATTCAAATAATTCCGGTCCTTTCTGTACTTAGCTTAAGTGTTCCTTTTTTATTTATTGTAAATGTACTTTTCCTTTTATATTGGATATATAGAAAAAAGAGAAAGTTCTTATGGTCATTAGCTGCTTTGGCAATGGGCTATTTTGTTTTTGGGCCATTTTATGGAGTTGGAAACAAAAATCAGGATGCTGATGAAACATCCGATTTAAGGATAATGACCTTCAATGTATGGCATTTTAATAAAAACGAATGGATAAAAGAGCCTAACATTGGAGACCGAATCATTGATTTTATTAAGGCTGAAAAACCAGATATCCTGTGCATACAAGAATTTCATAGAGAGCGAAAAGATGAATTGTCCCAATATCCATATAACAGCATTACACCTGATTCTGTTGGTAAAATTACACAGGGCATTTTTTCCAAATATCCGATCTTAAATAAAGGATCTATTGATTTTCCAGGTACCATAAACAATGTCATCTATGTGGATCTTCTTGTAAGGAGCGATACAATACGTGTTTATAATATGCATTTGCAGTCCTTTAGTATTGTTCCTTCATCAGAAACATTTTCTGAGAAAGAATCAGAAAAAACCTATAAAAGACTCGTCAATACGTTTTCTAAACAATTGGAGCAAGCGAAAATCTTCAACGACCATGTTAAACAAAGTCCCTACAGCACCATTGTATGTGGGGATTTGAACAATACCCAATTTTCGAATATCTACAGAATAGTACGAGACGATTTACAGGATAGCTTTCTGGAAAAGGGAAATGGATTTGGTCGTACCTACAAGATTTTTAATTTCCCGTTACGAATCGATTATGTGCTAGCAGACGCTTCATTTCAAGTGATTTCGCATACCAATTTTGACGAAATGTTATCGGACCATTACCCTGTAGCGGCTACATTGCGTTATACATCACATTAA
- a CDS encoding DUF6122 family protein, with translation MFRFFIHYGIHFLAPILIGLLLVKENKLKVTLILLAGILIDIDHAFAEPIFDANRCSIGFHPLHSIWAILLYCVLPFFKKTRLIGLALIIHIIADSMDCLLM, from the coding sequence ATGTTTAGGTTCTTCATCCATTATGGAATTCATTTTTTAGCTCCCATTCTTATTGGGCTTCTACTCGTAAAGGAGAACAAACTAAAAGTAACCCTTATACTCCTGGCCGGTATTTTAATCGATATAGACCATGCATTTGCCGAACCCATTTTTGATGCTAATCGATGTAGCATTGGATTTCATCCCCTTCATAGTATTTGGGCAATTCTTCTGTATTGTGTCTTGCCTTTTTTTAAAAAAACTAGACTGATTGGCTTGGCTTTGATCATTCACATTATTGCGGATAGTATGGATTGTTTATTAATGTGA
- a CDS encoding WbqC family protein: MKTLVHPAYFPNIITFAMIVQNDVIWEEHDNFQKQTYRNRCYIATDQGKHMLNIPIRHVGGKEGRQKYNAVEVDNSVNWQKLHWRTLETAYRTSPFFEFYEDDLKPLFEEPASLLYDFNLKTIAIIGECLGIKTSMERNVSFEKNPKEFIDSRFLVDAKKSPMIAVDEYAQVFGERNGFIGNLSILDLLFNEGTNTLTFLRNLSIDV; encoded by the coding sequence TTGAAAACCTTGGTCCACCCTGCATATTTTCCCAATATCATCACTTTTGCCATGATTGTCCAAAATGATGTTATCTGGGAAGAACATGATAATTTTCAAAAACAGACGTATAGAAATCGCTGTTATATTGCAACGGACCAGGGAAAACATATGCTTAATATTCCAATAAGGCATGTAGGCGGTAAAGAGGGTCGACAAAAGTATAATGCTGTTGAAGTGGACAATAGTGTAAACTGGCAAAAACTGCATTGGCGAACTTTGGAAACAGCATACAGGACATCGCCTTTTTTTGAGTTCTATGAAGATGACCTTAAACCCTTGTTCGAGGAACCTGCCAGTTTACTTTACGATTTCAACTTAAAAACAATAGCAATTATTGGTGAATGTCTGGGAATAAAAACTTCCATGGAGCGAAACGTATCTTTTGAAAAAAATCCCAAAGAATTCATTGATTCAAGGTTTCTGGTGGATGCCAAAAAAAGCCCAATGATTGCAGTGGATGAATATGCACAGGTTTTTGGGGAAAGAAATGGTTTTATAGGGAATCTCAGTATTTTGGATTTACTCTTCAACGAAGGAACCAATACACTTACTTTCTTGAGAAATCTATCTATCGATGTTTAG
- the lepB gene encoding signal peptidase I, with protein sequence MDGTQWIIFILIVQIIHFLGTWKLYVKAGRKAWEAAIPIYNGIVLMKIINRPWWWVLLLFLPIINLLMFPVVWVETIRSFGKNKLLDTWLAILTLGFYIYYINYAEDVSYIEDRSLKPRTGLGEWVSSIVFAIVAATFVHTYFIQPYVIPTGSLERTLRIGDFLFVSKFHYGARLPMTTLAAPMVHDTLPVLKTRSYIADVNPETYKTSWKNKLRLPYLRLPGFNTIKKNDIVVFSLPSDTLYQFFKAEKAVKKPIDKKSNYVKRCVGTPGDSLSVIDGFVHINGEKLKLSDRAKVMYDYTIYSQKGVSSKLLSEVDASDYLRKYITAAVNQNQYNGLAPYLLGAQQTPDGKIELISQEKGIPTEVIRQLRLSLTEEKPRSRVANLTDEMVEQLRKNQSVDSVIKTNEGKGVYGGAYPQKPNIHPWNVDNFGPIYIPKAGATVALTPETIPLYKKIIRDYENNEVEVRGQKMYINGTESSSYTFKQDYYWMMGDNRDHSEDSRTWGYVPADHIVGKPVFLWMSFDNFDEGLANWRPRWERIFTTVGGSGEPVSYLIYFLIALGGWFVFDFFRKKRKKNTE encoded by the coding sequence ATGGACGGTACACAGTGGATTATTTTTATCTTAATTGTACAGATCATTCATTTTCTTGGAACTTGGAAACTCTACGTAAAAGCAGGCAGAAAAGCTTGGGAGGCCGCTATACCAATTTACAATGGGATTGTGCTCATGAAAATCATAAACAGGCCTTGGTGGTGGGTACTTTTACTGTTTTTACCCATTATCAATTTATTGATGTTCCCAGTAGTATGGGTCGAGACCATTAGAAGTTTTGGCAAAAACAAGCTTTTAGATACATGGCTGGCCATTCTAACACTAGGTTTTTATATCTACTACATCAATTACGCAGAAGATGTAAGCTATATTGAAGATAGAAGTTTAAAACCAAGAACAGGACTTGGTGAATGGGTAAGTTCTATTGTTTTTGCGATAGTGGCAGCGACATTTGTCCACACCTATTTTATCCAACCTTACGTTATACCCACTGGCTCTTTGGAGCGCACACTTAGGATTGGGGATTTTCTGTTCGTGAGCAAGTTTCACTACGGTGCAAGATTGCCCATGACCACTTTGGCCGCACCTATGGTTCACGATACGCTACCCGTTTTAAAGACTAGATCTTACATAGCGGATGTCAATCCAGAAACCTACAAAACATCATGGAAGAATAAACTGCGATTACCGTATTTACGCCTTCCAGGATTTAATACCATAAAGAAGAACGATATTGTGGTTTTTAGTCTTCCTTCAGATACGCTATACCAGTTTTTTAAGGCGGAAAAAGCGGTCAAGAAGCCCATTGATAAAAAATCCAACTATGTAAAAAGATGTGTGGGCACTCCAGGCGATTCACTCTCGGTGATAGATGGGTTTGTCCATATCAATGGAGAAAAGCTAAAGCTTTCGGATAGGGCCAAGGTCATGTACGATTACACGATTTATTCCCAGAAGGGGGTGTCGAGCAAATTACTTTCAGAAGTTGATGCTTCAGATTATCTGAGGAAATACATAACAGCAGCGGTAAATCAAAATCAGTACAATGGCTTGGCACCATACTTATTGGGTGCCCAACAAACCCCAGATGGAAAGATTGAACTGATTAGCCAAGAGAAAGGGATACCTACGGAAGTGATTAGACAACTACGACTTTCACTGACCGAGGAAAAACCAAGGTCTAGAGTTGCCAATTTAACCGATGAAATGGTTGAGCAACTGCGCAAAAATCAAAGTGTGGATTCTGTTATAAAGACAAACGAAGGAAAGGGTGTTTATGGTGGTGCATATCCTCAAAAACCTAACATTCACCCTTGGAACGTCGATAATTTTGGTCCAATCTATATTCCCAAAGCAGGAGCTACGGTAGCGCTAACACCTGAGACCATTCCGCTATACAAAAAAATCATTAGGGATTATGAAAACAATGAAGTAGAGGTCAGAGGTCAAAAGATGTATATTAACGGAACAGAATCATCTTCCTATACTTTTAAACAGGACTATTATTGGATGATGGGAGATAACAGAGACCATTCCGAGGATTCCAGAACATGGGGCTACGTACCCGCCGACCATATTGTAGGTAAACCGGTTTTTCTTTGGATGAGTTTTGATAATTTTGATGAGGGCCTCGCCAACTGGAGACCACGTTGGGAACGTATCTTCACCACGGTAGGCGGCAGCGGAGAACCTGTATCTTATTTGATATACTTTTTAATAGCTTTAGGAGGCTGGTTTGTTTTTGACTTTTTTAGAAAGAAGCGCAAGAAGAATACTGAGTAA
- the dapB gene encoding 4-hydroxy-tetrahydrodipicolinate reductase: protein MKIGLFGYGKMGKMIEQIATDRGHSIVAKIDLNSPTIDYGTMDVAIDFSTPESAFKNITDCFENNVPVISGTTGWLDNYEDAITSCKEKKGAFIYASNFSLGVNIFFELNSYLAKMIGNLEQYNVAMEEIHHTQKLDAPSGTAITLAEGILAHTPYKNWQLDKAEKNVIPITSKREGNVPGTHTITYESNVDTVEIKHTAHNREGFALGAVIAAEWIQGRTGVFSMKDVLNLK, encoded by the coding sequence ATGAAAATTGGACTGTTCGGTTATGGGAAAATGGGCAAAATGATTGAGCAAATCGCTACTGATAGGGGTCACTCAATTGTTGCGAAAATAGATTTGAATTCCCCTACAATAGATTACGGCACAATGGATGTCGCCATTGATTTTAGTACTCCAGAATCAGCTTTTAAGAATATAACGGATTGTTTTGAAAATAATGTGCCCGTCATATCCGGTACTACGGGGTGGTTGGATAATTACGAAGATGCCATAACTAGTTGCAAAGAGAAAAAGGGTGCTTTTATATACGCATCAAATTTTAGTCTAGGAGTCAATATTTTTTTTGAACTCAACTCTTATCTGGCCAAAATGATAGGAAACCTAGAGCAATATAATGTGGCTATGGAGGAAATCCATCACACTCAAAAGCTAGATGCCCCCAGTGGAACGGCCATAACCTTGGCAGAAGGAATTCTAGCCCATACTCCCTACAAAAATTGGCAATTGGACAAAGCTGAAAAAAATGTCATTCCCATCACTTCCAAGCGAGAGGGCAACGTTCCCGGTACACATACCATAACCTACGAAAGTAATGTAGATACCGTAGAAATTAAGCATACAGCGCACAATAGAGAGGGTTTTGCCCTGGGCGCTGTTATCGCTGCGGAATGGATTCAAGGAAGAACTGGGGTGTTTTCTATGAAAGATGTGTTAAATCTAAAATAA
- a CDS encoding DUF5683 domain-containing protein produces MSKNIFFLLFSFLFLNLAFCQEEEETAPHPQEIDSLAQGLEGEGIIIQEVTYEKKRINPLAPSKAAFYSAILPGLGQVYNKRYWKVPIVLGAIGTGVYVYSFNNTEYNRARDAFKRRLAGFTDDEFYDINNDNAVGSAPDISDEALQNAQESSQRDRDLALLISIALYVLNIVDANVDAHLKQYNVDDNLSVDFQPSLNFNPITNRPNYGMALVVKF; encoded by the coding sequence GTGAGTAAGAACATATTTTTTCTACTTTTTTCTTTTCTGTTTCTAAATTTAGCTTTCTGTCAGGAAGAAGAGGAAACCGCCCCTCATCCCCAAGAGATTGACTCTTTGGCACAAGGCTTGGAAGGGGAAGGGATTATCATCCAAGAAGTTACGTATGAAAAAAAGAGAATAAATCCACTTGCTCCCAGCAAAGCTGCATTTTATTCAGCAATACTTCCAGGGTTGGGCCAAGTCTACAACAAGCGGTACTGGAAGGTTCCTATCGTACTAGGTGCCATTGGTACAGGCGTTTATGTGTATTCCTTTAACAATACGGAATACAATCGCGCAAGGGACGCATTTAAAAGAAGACTTGCTGGTTTTACAGACGATGAGTTTTATGACATAAATAACGACAATGCCGTTGGTTCAGCTCCCGATATCTCAGATGAGGCATTACAAAACGCCCAAGAGAGCTCGCAACGTGATCGGGATTTAGCATTATTGATTTCAATAGCACTATATGTTTTGAATATTGTTGATGCGAATGTAGATGCGCATTTAAAACAGTATAATGTCGATGATAATCTATCTGTAGATTTTCAACCTTCTTTGAACTTCAACCCTATCACCAATAGACCAAACTATGGGATGGCACTGGTCGTAAAATTTTAG
- a CDS encoding ParB/RepB/Spo0J family partition protein, whose product MAKATKKQALGRGLSALLKDPENDIQSVSDKNADKVIGNVVELEIDAIEVNPFQPRSNFNDEALKELASSIRELGIIQPITVRKLDFNKFQLVSGERRFRASKLVGLKTIPAYIRIANDQESLEMALVENIQRQDLDPIEIALSYQRLIDEIQVTQEKLSDRVGKKRSTITNYLRLLKLHPIIQTGMRDGFVSMGHGRALVNIDKKKDQINIYEKVVSDGLSVRETERLVKTYKESNDGIDSKKSEGTSKSVPNYVTKGAELLKEHLSAKVDITTSQNGKGKIVIPFHSKEEFQRLRKLLTGE is encoded by the coding sequence ATGGCGAAAGCAACAAAAAAACAGGCTTTGGGAAGAGGCCTGTCAGCCCTGTTAAAAGACCCCGAAAATGACATCCAATCAGTTTCGGATAAAAATGCGGATAAGGTAATAGGTAATGTAGTCGAACTGGAAATAGATGCTATAGAGGTAAATCCCTTTCAGCCCCGTTCCAACTTTAACGACGAAGCACTAAAAGAACTTGCCAGTTCAATACGGGAACTGGGAATCATACAGCCTATTACGGTTAGAAAACTTGATTTTAATAAGTTTCAATTAGTTTCTGGAGAGCGACGGTTTCGCGCTTCAAAATTAGTGGGGCTAAAGACCATTCCTGCTTACATACGTATTGCCAATGACCAAGAATCCTTGGAAATGGCATTGGTAGAAAACATTCAGCGTCAAGATTTAGACCCTATTGAAATTGCACTTTCGTACCAAAGGCTCATCGATGAAATTCAGGTTACACAAGAAAAGCTTAGTGACCGGGTGGGGAAAAAACGCTCTACCATCACCAATTATTTACGCTTGCTCAAACTGCATCCCATTATTCAAACAGGAATGCGGGACGGTTTTGTAAGCATGGGGCATGGAAGAGCTCTTGTAAATATTGATAAGAAAAAAGACCAAATCAATATCTATGAAAAAGTGGTCTCGGACGGACTTTCTGTTCGGGAAACTGAGCGTTTGGTCAAGACTTACAAAGAATCAAATGATGGAATAGATTCTAAAAAAAGCGAAGGAACTAGCAAAAGTGTTCCAAACTATGTTACCAAAGGAGCAGAACTCTTAAAAGAACATCTTTCAGCAAAAGTGGATATTACCACTTCCCAAAACGGCAAAGGTAAAATTGTGATTCCTTTTCATTCCAAGGAAGAATTTCAGCGTTTAAGAAAATTATTGACAGGTGAGTAA
- a CDS encoding ParA family protein — protein MGKIIAIANQKGGVGKTTTTVNLAASLGVLEKRVLLIDADPQANATSGLGVDVDSVEKGTYQLLEHTMAVDEVIIPTDSPNVDLIPAHIDLVAIEIELVDKDNREYMLKEALKSLGDKYDFILIDCAPSLGLLTLNALTAADSVMIPIQCEYFALEGLGKLLNTIKSVQKIHNNDLDIEGMLLTMFDSRLRLSNQVVEEVKKHFADMVFDTIIQRNVRLSEAPSYGESIIKYDASSKGATNYLNLANEVLKKNKEKV, from the coding sequence ATGGGCAAGATAATTGCTATTGCAAATCAGAAGGGTGGCGTAGGAAAGACAACCACTACCGTTAACCTCGCTGCCTCACTTGGTGTATTGGAAAAAAGGGTGCTGCTTATTGATGCAGATCCCCAAGCCAATGCCACTTCTGGCTTGGGTGTTGATGTGGACAGTGTAGAGAAGGGTACTTACCAATTACTTGAACATACGATGGCCGTTGATGAAGTTATTATACCAACGGATTCTCCAAATGTTGATTTGATTCCGGCGCATATTGATTTGGTCGCCATTGAAATTGAATTGGTCGATAAGGACAATAGGGAATATATGTTGAAAGAAGCTTTAAAAAGCTTGGGAGACAAATATGATTTCATATTGATAGATTGCGCTCCATCTTTAGGCTTGCTTACCTTGAATGCACTAACAGCTGCAGATTCAGTCATGATCCCCATTCAATGTGAATATTTTGCTTTGGAAGGTCTTGGCAAGTTGTTGAATACCATAAAAAGCGTTCAAAAAATACATAATAACGATTTGGATATTGAAGGAATGCTCCTAACCATGTTCGATTCCAGATTACGTCTTTCCAACCAAGTTGTGGAAGAAGTCAAAAAGCATTTTGCAGATATGGTCTTCGATACCATAATCCAAAGAAATGTGAGACTGAGCGAAGCACCCAGCTATGGGGAAAGCATTATAAAATATGACGCCAGTAGTAAAGGTGCTACCAATTACCTAAATCTGGCCAATGAAGTATTGAAGAAAAACAAGGAAAAAGTTTAG